The genomic window GATTTGGTCTGTTTAATTTGCATCTAACTTATCGATCCAATCTTCAAAGTCAGTCAATGAACCAATGTTTTTGACCTGCCCTGTTTCTGCTTCTTTTTTAGCGGCTAAGGCTTCCGGAGAATCTAAAAAGCTGACTAATCGAACTTCATTATTGGCCGCTTTAACTAACGATAAGCGTATATACTCAGAAACGGTTAGCCCTTGTTTTGCTAGATTAGCTTTAGCCCGTTCACTAATGTCAGGTGTTACACGAGTTGAAATTGTCTTGTTTTTAATAATAGTATTACTCATTCTAATCCGCCTCCTTTAAGTTTACCATCGTACTACATTATAATATTCGATTTTTAGGTTTTCTGCAACTAAATTAATTTTAAAGTAAAGGAACTAACAGCTTATGCGACAAGTTGTCTTACCCATCAAAGATTCAAACGTTCTTAAAGAGGTTCAAGATACGTTACTCAATAACTTTAAAGCTGGCCGACGTAACTATACGATTTTTCAAGTTGGTAAAGCGACGCTACTGCGAGTGAGTGACGTTATGGGCTTAAAACAGGCCGATATTTTTAATCCGGACGGTTCTATTAAACAAAATGCGTTTATTCATGACCGAAAAACTGGTAAACCTAATACCTTGTACCTTAAGCCTGTTCAAACAGAGCTCTTATTGTACCGTCAATGG from Lactiplantibacillus brownii includes these protein-coding regions:
- a CDS encoding plasmid mobilization protein, which produces MSNTIIKNKTISTRVTPDISERAKANLAKQGLTVSEYIRLSLVKAANNEVRLVSFLDSPEALAAKKEAETGQVKNIGSLTDFEDWIDKLDAN